The following are encoded in a window of Methanobrevibacter ruminantium M1 genomic DNA:
- a CDS encoding secondary thiamine-phosphate synthase enzyme YjbQ: MIINKSLKINSNSNFQIIDITNEISRILDEIKFNEPNSISNGILTIFTKHSTSAIVVNENERGLLSDFEFILDELVADKNNYAHDRIDNNASSHLKSFLLGSSETIPIVDGKIDLGTWQSIFFVELDGPRRNRTIDLVFIGE, from the coding sequence ATGATAATAAATAAATCTTTAAAAATTAATTCTAACTCTAATTTTCAAATAATTGACATCACAAATGAGATTAGTAGAATCCTTGATGAAATAAAGTTTAATGAACCTAATTCGATTTCCAATGGCATTTTAACAATTTTCACTAAACATTCCACAAGTGCCATTGTTGTAAATGAGAATGAAAGAGGACTCTTATCTGATTTTGAGTTTATTTTAGATGAATTAGTCGCCGATAAGAATAATTATGCTCATGATCGGATTGACAACAATGCCTCTTCTCATCTTAAGTCATTTTTGCTCGGTTCATCTGAGACAATTCCGATTGTAGATGGGAAAATCGATTTGGGAACTTGGCAATCTATCTTTTTTGTTGAATTGGATGGTCCTAGAAGAAATAGGACTATTGATTTGGTTTTTATTGGTGAATAA
- a CDS encoding zinc-ribbon domain-containing protein, whose protein sequence is MITCNVCGHLNPPSALVCENCGSDLSDSPDLGGGFDDDDR, encoded by the coding sequence ATGATTACTTGTAATGTTTGTGGCCATTTAAATCCTCCATCTGCTCTAGTCTGTGAAAACTGCGGTTCTGATTTGTCAGACAGCCCAGACTTAGGCGGCGGATTTGATGATGACGACCGGTAA
- a CDS encoding vWA domain-containing protein, producing MSDKVKAEEVKSEETQVKDVDLVFLLDKSGSMYGVVRDTIGGFNSFIEREREKNPNTHVTLVLFDTEYNVLYTRKPIAEVEELTKNEYYADGCTALLDAIGTTINRLDRQVNNDVLFVITTDGLENSSREFSKSDIKNMIANHNWEFLFIGADIDSYGEALTLGIDESHAANYEKTSAGLGALFDSVGDAHEEISRGGSLDDMSWKRRLG from the coding sequence ATGTCAGACAAAGTAAAAGCAGAAGAAGTAAAAAGTGAAGAAACTCAAGTAAAAGATGTAGATTTAGTCTTTTTACTTGATAAAAGTGGATCCATGTATGGTGTGGTTAGAGACACTATCGGAGGATTCAATTCATTTATTGAAAGAGAAAGAGAGAAAAATCCGAACACTCATGTGACTCTTGTGCTTTTTGACACTGAATATAATGTATTATACACTAGAAAGCCAATTGCTGAAGTGGAAGAACTCACTAAAAATGAATACTATGCAGATGGATGCACTGCACTTTTAGATGCAATTGGAACAACTATCAATCGCCTTGATAGGCAAGTCAACAATGATGTTTTATTTGTAATTACAACTGATGGATTGGAAAACTCTTCAAGGGAATTTTCAAAGTCCGACATTAAAAACATGATTGCTAATCATAACTGGGAGTTCTTATTCATCGGTGCAGATATTGACTCTTATGGAGAGGCATTAACTCTTGGAATTGACGAATCCCATGCAGCTAATTATGAAAAAACTTCTGCAGGATTAGGTGCTTTGTTTGATTCTGTTGGAGATGCTCACGAGGAAATCAGTCGTGGAGGATCTTTAGATGACATGAGTTGGAAAAGAAGATTAGGTTAA
- a CDS encoding HEAT repeat domain-containing protein has protein sequence MTLDYQLSEIKELENQEELISIIQNPNLDDLRRSAAASNYNLNNKDFLKELASNINLNYKIRRGAIKNLNLDDQSLFIDIGLNDENIQIRRAAIKRITDQDTLTIIARESLDFASRLIAVEKISDIAVRLDIAVKDSNDLVSFKAVDLYPFLSTLNSLFYNFNCSGRYVDNALKLIDFIDLCLSKDFNKESHDALNKFKDYLNDLINIKLSDLKEVPYHLEKSFSRRVLTNMAILTWDLAFAIIDYTEDDYELLKIFNVQNDIRIRLAALKKIKSEHFLIDIVSNFRTGHSLYDDTLGSLQRRFSYDLDECLSIHKFTQEELIDLAVYSGFKKTRRIVVKYIGDMELLEYWALNDSYTGFRREIVSLPNFNNKELLSKLVFEDDCDRVRLYAVRKINDQEILSKLAVDDSYWAVREEAVSKIRDESILIDRALNDPNVMIIIAALKNPNLNDRQTINKIGSYPNFWVTKIIAEHPLTDDETLIDIALNNPWNYPREKAIERIYDKDVLKYIAENDKDPWISLISESRLRKLDENENV, from the coding sequence ATGACTTTGGATTATCAACTATCTGAAATCAAAGAATTGGAAAATCAAGAGGAATTAATAAGCATCATTCAAAATCCTAATTTAGATGATTTAAGGCGCAGTGCTGCTGCTTCTAATTATAACTTAAATAATAAGGATTTTTTAAAAGAACTGGCTTCAAACATTAATTTAAACTATAAGATACGTCGTGGTGCCATAAAAAATCTTAATTTAGATGATCAATCATTATTTATTGATATTGGCTTAAATGATGAGAATATTCAAATTCGCCGTGCAGCCATTAAAAGAATCACCGATCAGGATACTCTCACAATTATCGCTCGAGAAAGCCTTGATTTTGCCTCTCGCTTGATTGCAGTGGAAAAGATTTCAGATATTGCTGTAAGATTGGATATTGCAGTAAAGGATTCAAATGATTTGGTTTCATTTAAGGCAGTTGATTTATATCCTTTTTTAAGCACTTTAAACTCTTTATTTTACAACTTTAATTGCAGTGGACGCTATGTTGATAATGCATTAAAATTAATTGACTTTATTGACTTGTGTCTATCTAAAGATTTTAATAAGGAAAGCCATGATGCTTTAAATAAATTTAAAGATTATTTAAATGATTTAATTAATATTAAGCTTTCAGACTTAAAGGAAGTTCCATATCATTTAGAAAAATCATTCTCTCGTCGCGTATTAACTAATATGGCCATATTGACATGGGATTTGGCCTTTGCCATAATTGATTATACAGAAGATGATTATGAACTGTTAAAGATATTCAATGTTCAAAATGATATAAGAATTCGCCTAGCTGCTCTTAAAAAGATAAAATCCGAGCATTTTTTAATTGATATTGTTTCAAATTTCCGAACAGGACACTCTTTATATGACGATACCCTAGGTAGTTTGCAAAGGAGATTTTCTTACGATCTTGATGAATGCCTGTCAATCCATAAGTTCACTCAAGAAGAGCTTATTGATTTGGCAGTATATTCCGGATTTAAAAAGACCCGTAGAATAGTGGTTAAGTATATAGGGGATATGGAATTATTGGAATACTGGGCTTTAAACGATTCATATACTGGATTTCGAAGGGAAATTGTAAGTTTGCCAAACTTTAATAATAAGGAGCTTTTATCTAAGCTGGTTTTTGAAGATGATTGTGACAGAGTTCGCTTATATGCAGTTCGAAAAATAAATGACCAGGAAATTTTATCTAAATTAGCTGTAGATGATTCCTATTGGGCTGTAAGAGAGGAGGCGGTTTCTAAAATTAGAGACGAATCCATTTTAATAGATCGAGCTTTAAACGATCCAAACGTTATGATTATCATAGCCGCTTTAAAGAATCCTAATCTCAATGATAGACAAACCATAAATAAGATAGGCAGTTATCCAAACTTTTGGGTTACTAAAATCATTGCAGAGCATCCTCTTACAGATGATGAGACTTTAATTGACATTGCACTCAATAATCCATGGAACTATCCTCGTGAAAAGGCAATAGAGCGCATTTATGATAAAGATGTTTTAAAATATATTGCAGAAAACGATAAAGACCCTTGGATATCTCTTATCTCAGAATCCAGATTAAGAAAATTGGATGAAAATGAAAATGTGTGA
- a CDS encoding DMT family transporter, with the protein MKKIYLIFPILAGIMFGSTGIFVRTLTENGIDSTTLLFLRFSIAIIYMLIAIVLTDKSLIKVSKEDIPLFLICGLCILGLNLCYNNSINTVPLSLAAVLLSTAPVFVVIFAYFIFNEKISSAKVISIILVIIGCILTTGLLEESMIPITSIGLISGIGSAIFWAIYTIASRKSIDRGKHTFTILFYSLIIITIVTIPFTNFGQIESFVLANPANNIIFLLLHSLISFALPYILITISLNHLDAGTVVILSSGEPVAALVFGAIVYNEIPSPLMFCGIIITIIALISLSRKIEMKSE; encoded by the coding sequence ATGAAAAAGATATATCTTATTTTCCCAATCCTTGCTGGAATAATGTTTGGATCTACAGGAATATTCGTTAGAACATTGACTGAAAACGGAATAGATTCTACAACATTGCTTTTCTTGCGTTTTTCAATTGCAATAATTTATATGCTAATTGCAATTGTCTTAACTGATAAAAGCCTAATAAAAGTGTCTAAGGAAGATATTCCACTATTTCTAATATGTGGATTATGCATACTTGGATTAAACCTATGCTATAATAATTCAATAAATACGGTGCCACTGTCCCTTGCTGCAGTTCTCTTAAGCACTGCCCCTGTATTTGTAGTGATATTTGCATATTTCATATTCAATGAGAAGATTAGCTCCGCTAAAGTAATTTCCATAATTCTAGTGATTATCGGATGCATATTGACAACCGGACTACTTGAAGAGAGCATGATTCCGATTACAAGCATTGGACTGATTAGCGGAATCGGATCTGCAATATTTTGGGCAATCTATACAATAGCCTCTCGAAAATCAATCGATAGGGGAAAGCATACATTTACAATATTATTCTATTCATTGATTATAATTACAATCGTTACAATACCGTTTACAAACTTTGGACAAATCGAAAGCTTTGTTTTGGCAAATCCGGCCAATAATATAATCTTTTTATTATTGCATTCATTGATTTCATTTGCTCTGCCGTATATTCTTATTACAATATCCTTAAACCATTTGGATGCAGGAACTGTGGTGATTCTATCCTCTGGAGAGCCTGTAGCTGCCCTCGTCTTTGGTGCAATAGTTTATAATGAGATTCCAAGCCCATTGATGTTTTGTGGAATAATTATAACAATTATTGCATTGATAAGCTTGAGTAGAAAAATAGAGATGAAAAGTGAATAA
- a CDS encoding transcription initiation factor IIB, with protein sequence MKTGLGDVNIQSNDEATKKCPSCGSVDFEIDYARSEVSCKSCGLVLEENIIDFSPSGTAINRDGQNLTQNGAPCSITKHDKGLATDFKLENLKHDRARWARIRRLQKQSRVSGSRERNLARAFSELSLLISNLSLPRDVNKEAASIYRRALEKDLVRGRSISLLISASLYAACRVCRVPRTFDEIAEVSTGSKKSIAKNYRFLNRELALKIRPASPVDYIPRFASMLELSSPVVVKSIEIINELNEKGLIAGKTPAGVAAAALYYSSRVLGERRTQKEIASVVGVTEVTIRTRYKEMTKGLNLN encoded by the coding sequence ATGAAAACTGGCTTAGGGGATGTTAACATCCAAAGCAATGATGAAGCTACTAAAAAATGTCCCTCTTGCGGATCTGTTGATTTCGAAATCGACTACGCTCGTTCTGAGGTCTCTTGTAAGTCTTGCGGTTTGGTTCTTGAAGAAAACATCATTGATTTTAGCCCTAGCGGAACCGCAATAAACAGGGACGGTCAAAATCTCACTCAAAACGGAGCACCATGCAGTATTACTAAACACGATAAAGGTTTAGCTACTGATTTTAAATTAGAAAACCTTAAACATGACAGGGCTCGTTGGGCACGTATTAGAAGATTACAAAAACAATCTAGAGTCAGCGGCAGTCGTGAAAGAAATTTAGCAAGGGCATTCAGTGAATTGTCCTTATTAATTTCCAATCTGTCCCTTCCTAGAGACGTTAATAAAGAAGCGGCTTCAATCTACAGAAGAGCTCTTGAAAAGGATTTGGTAAGAGGCAGAAGCATTAGCTTATTAATCTCTGCTTCTTTATACGCTGCATGCAGAGTATGCAGAGTTCCACGTACCTTCGATGAAATCGCTGAAGTTTCAACTGGCAGCAAAAAATCCATAGCTAAAAACTACAGGTTTTTAAATAGAGAATTGGCTTTAAAAATAAGGCCTGCATCTCCAGTTGATTACATTCCTAGATTTGCCTCTATGTTAGAGTTATCTAGCCCAGTAGTGGTTAAATCTATTGAAATAATTAATGAGCTTAATGAAAAGGGATTAATTGCAGGTAAAACCCCTGCTGGTGTAGCTGCAGCTGCTTTATACTACTCTTCTCGCGTGCTTGGAGAACGCAGAACTCAAAAGGAGATTGCTAGCGTTGTAGGTGTAACTGAGGTAACAATCAGGACCCGATATAAGGAAATGACTAAAGGATTAAATTTAAATTAA
- a CDS encoding beta-class carbonic anhydrase, which yields MTILDGILEDNKKFVESFEGEEMSHHAQKKLAILTCMDCRLIDFFEPALGLERGDAKIVRNAGNSIVGEDAIRSIGAALYNLGAEEVLVVGHTECGMAGADAEALKEKMLARGIKEEDIAKYDIAEWIGGFDDEEENVLNVVEKIKNHPLIPEVPVHGLIIDIVTGELKVLKEDY from the coding sequence GTGACTATTTTAGATGGTATTTTAGAAGATAATAAGAAATTTGTAGAAAGCTTTGAAGGAGAAGAAATGTCTCACCATGCACAGAAAAAATTAGCTATTTTAACTTGTATGGACTGCAGATTGATTGACTTTTTCGAACCTGCTTTAGGACTTGAAAGAGGAGATGCAAAGATTGTAAGAAATGCTGGAAACTCCATTGTAGGAGAAGACGCAATCAGATCCATTGGCGCAGCATTATACAATTTAGGCGCTGAAGAAGTATTGGTTGTCGGCCACACTGAATGTGGTATGGCAGGTGCTGACGCTGAAGCATTAAAGGAAAAAATGCTTGCAAGAGGCATCAAAGAAGAAGACATCGCCAAATACGATATCGCTGAATGGATTGGTGGATTTGACGATGAGGAAGAAAACGTCCTCAATGTTGTAGAAAAGATTAAAAACCACCCATTAATTCCTGAAGTTCCAGTGCATGGTCTTATAATTGATATTGTAACTGGTGAATTAAAAGTATTAAAAGAAGATTATTAG
- a CDS encoding Mrp/NBP35 family ATP-binding protein, with protein sequence MANNGHGHHGAANLTPEQQKKMIEQEMKLFEHMKNIKYKIAVMSGKGGVGKSTVAANLAEAFQKKGLLTGILDADIHGPNIPKMLDVEGEDVIISNGEMIPVMSRNGIKVMSMGFLIDSQDTPIIWRGPQKSGSIKQFMADTAWGDLDVLIIDNPPGTGDEPLTVLQSLPEVDAVIMVTTPNSLSHEDVLKCVGMVKMLHIDKIGLIENMSYYVCPHCGEKTNIFGESQGEDFANEMGVKYLGNLPLTEQVPESANKDSTMVNAYAESEVATKFFRND encoded by the coding sequence ATGGCGAATAATGGACATGGACATCATGGAGCTGCAAATTTAACTCCAGAACAACAGAAAAAGATGATAGAGCAAGAGATGAAGCTCTTTGAACATATGAAAAACATCAAATACAAAATTGCTGTTATGAGCGGTAAAGGCGGTGTAGGAAAATCTACAGTAGCTGCTAATCTAGCTGAGGCATTCCAGAAAAAAGGATTGCTGACAGGTATTCTTGACGCTGACATTCACGGACCTAATATTCCTAAAATGTTGGATGTCGAAGGAGAGGATGTAATCATCTCAAATGGGGAAATGATTCCTGTCATGAGCAGAAACGGGATCAAGGTAATGTCTATGGGATTTTTAATTGACTCTCAAGACACTCCTATCATTTGGAGAGGGCCTCAAAAGTCAGGTTCCATTAAGCAGTTTATGGCAGATACCGCTTGGGGAGATCTTGATGTTCTCATCATAGACAACCCTCCTGGAACTGGAGACGAGCCATTGACAGTGCTTCAGTCCTTGCCTGAAGTCGATGCAGTAATTATGGTCACAACACCTAACAGCCTATCCCATGAGGATGTTTTAAAATGTGTGGGAATGGTTAAGATGCTCCATATTGATAAGATTGGGCTTATTGAGAATATGTCTTATTATGTATGTCCTCACTGTGGTGAAAAGACTAATATATTTGGTGAAAGCCAAGGGGAGGACTTTGCAAATGAGATGGGAGTTAAATATTTAGGAAACCTTCCACTAACTGAGCAAGTTCCAGAATCTGCCAATAAGGACAGCACTATGGTAAATGCCTATGCAGAGTCTGAAGTTGCCACTAAGTTTTTTAGAAATGATTGA
- a CDS encoding transglutaminase domain-containing protein, which translates to MALLILAMSCVSASNASDNLDDLTISDSNSLDLVSTSNSDILSSDSGVSSDDSSNDASGDVLGSDVSSNESNNQSQSTLDSNNQSQSGLDSDNSTLLDSQSNNQSNSESSDSSDSSETVIKNATSISVSSKTVVRGNSLNITLKDNASTLLSNKTVTFTFNGKTYNKTTNAKGIASLTLTATPKKYLVKIAFVGDELYEASSKSVNVTLSKTPTSISNSGKSIVRGKLYKLTLKDAKGKALSGKKISISFNGKKYTKTTNSNGQVNLTINVNVGKTYKMTYKFAGDSNYLSSSGSVSIKVKMGTSIIGSGSSIVKGKSYTVTLKNANGAVLSNQKIAFTLSGKTYNRTTNAKGQASLKIGLSSGKTYNLTYKYAGNSYYGGSSGKVSLFVKTPTTMKNSGKTIVSGETYKVTLKDADGKSLANKKVSITFNNKTYAKTTNSNGQASLTIKGTFGRSYPLSYKFAGDSKYGPSSGSLCLRVKKATSLKGSASSIVQGKSYTVTLKDSNSTPLANQTIVFTLDTKKYNRTTNAKGQASLKIGLAAGKTYNLAYKYSGTSYYNGSSGSVKLKVKFPTSLTNSGKSVMNGTGYNIVLKDSKSNLVSNKTISIGFNGKTYDEITDANGTVTLLIDANVPKTYKMTYKFAGDSDYGASSGTVNLTVKFKNAFTISQIISASSSLKSYVLKNKKVPATVSVNGVSLNLTSFTYLMAKATISINSNKTSGSILLVPVDSNYTNNGSRINANLYKANYIDLAKKVISSAEANKLVPNSVSTNIGLVSHDLYSFGLAKALVFFNSDHYLPNYLILSSDDVGEKHSTVIPSNARGNASQFKAGLNEAETLTAAQIAKYLVASGHDATNSEIKALAAKLVSGKTSLWDKANAIFTFARDNITYSYYADSKKGAAGTLSSKSGNCCDHSNLIVSLCRAANITARFSHAQGCTFSSGLVAGHVWAQIYIDGVWYTADATSRRNSLGNIVNWNTNHYNTLKQYDHLSF; encoded by the coding sequence ATGGCTTTGCTTATTCTTGCAATGTCATGTGTGTCTGCAAGCAATGCAAGTGATAATTTGGATGATTTAACCATTTCAGACAGTAATTCACTAGATCTTGTATCTACATCAAATTCAGATATTTTATCTTCTGATAGTGGTGTTAGTTCTGATGATAGTTCAAATGATGCTTCTGGTGATGTTCTTGGTTCTGATGTATCAAGCAATGAATCAAATAATCAGTCTCAATCTACTTTGGATTCTAATAATCAATCTCAATCTGGTTTAGATTCTGATAATTCAACATTATTAGATTCACAGTCAAATAATCAATCCAATTCAGAATCAAGTGATTCCTCTGATAGTTCAGAAACTGTCATCAAAAATGCAACCAGCATATCAGTTTCTTCTAAAACTGTTGTTAGAGGAAATTCTCTCAATATTACTTTAAAGGATAATGCTAGCACCTTATTATCTAATAAGACAGTCACATTTACCTTCAATGGTAAAACTTATAATAAAACCACAAATGCTAAAGGAATTGCTAGCTTAACTCTTACAGCGACTCCTAAAAAGTACTTGGTGAAAATTGCCTTTGTTGGTGATGAGCTTTATGAGGCCTCTTCAAAATCAGTGAATGTCACTCTAAGCAAGACTCCAACCAGCATTTCAAACTCAGGCAAGTCAATAGTCAGGGGCAAATTATATAAGCTTACATTAAAGGATGCTAAAGGAAAGGCCTTATCCGGCAAGAAAATCAGCATTAGCTTTAATGGAAAGAAATATACCAAGACTACAAATTCAAATGGCCAAGTCAACCTAACCATAAATGTAAATGTAGGTAAAACTTATAAAATGACCTATAAGTTTGCAGGAGATTCCAATTATCTCTCAAGTTCAGGCTCTGTAAGCATTAAGGTCAAGATGGGCACTTCCATAATCGGTTCCGGATCAAGCATCGTCAAGGGAAAGTCCTATACAGTCACCCTAAAGAATGCCAATGGTGCTGTTTTGTCTAATCAAAAGATAGCCTTTACTTTAAGCGGCAAGACTTACAACAGAACTACAAATGCAAAAGGTCAAGCAAGCCTAAAGATAGGTTTAAGCTCTGGAAAGACCTATAATTTGACTTATAAGTATGCCGGCAATTCATATTATGGAGGATCTTCCGGCAAGGTTTCCCTCTTTGTCAAGACTCCAACCACTATGAAGAACTCTGGCAAGACCATTGTGAGCGGAGAGACTTATAAGGTCACTTTAAAGGATGCTGATGGAAAATCTTTGGCTAATAAGAAAGTTTCCATAACTTTCAATAATAAGACCTATGCCAAAACAACCAATTCCAACGGTCAAGCCAGCTTAACAATCAAAGGGACCTTTGGAAGGTCATATCCTTTAAGCTATAAGTTTGCAGGAGACAGCAAATACGGACCTAGCTCCGGTTCATTATGTCTTAGGGTCAAGAAGGCAACAAGCCTTAAGGGTTCCGCATCTAGCATTGTTCAAGGAAAATCCTATACTGTAACTTTGAAGGATTCCAATAGCACTCCTTTAGCTAATCAGACTATCGTATTCACTTTAGATACTAAGAAATATAACAGAACTACAAATGCTAAAGGTCAAGCAAGCCTAAAAATCGGATTGGCTGCAGGAAAGACTTATAATTTGGCTTATAAGTACTCAGGTACTTCATATTATAATGGCTCTTCAGGATCTGTAAAATTAAAAGTCAAGTTCCCAACAAGTCTTACAAACTCTGGTAAGTCTGTAATGAATGGAACTGGCTATAATATTGTCTTGAAGGATTCTAAATCCAATTTAGTCTCCAATAAGACAATATCAATTGGATTCAATGGAAAGACCTATGATGAAATAACTGATGCAAACGGAACAGTCACTCTATTGATTGATGCAAACGTTCCTAAAACATATAAGATGACTTATAAGTTCGCTGGAGACAGCGATTATGGAGCATCCTCTGGAACTGTCAATCTAACTGTTAAATTCAAGAACGCCTTCACCATCTCTCAGATTATATCAGCGTCTTCAAGCTTAAAGTCATATGTATTGAAGAATAAGAAGGTTCCAGCTACAGTTAGTGTGAATGGAGTCTCCCTTAACTTAACAAGCTTTACATATCTTATGGCTAAGGCAACAATAAGCATTAATTCAAATAAGACCTCTGGAAGCATATTGTTAGTTCCTGTAGATTCTAATTATACAAATAACGGCAGCCGTATCAACGCTAATCTCTATAAGGCAAATTATATTGATTTGGCTAAAAAGGTAATAAGCTCTGCTGAGGCAAATAAACTCGTTCCAAATAGCGTTTCCACTAATATAGGTCTTGTTTCCCATGACCTCTATAGCTTTGGCCTTGCTAAGGCATTGGTCTTCTTTAACAGCGATCATTACCTGCCAAACTACTTGATTTTAAGCAGTGACGATGTTGGCGAGAAACATTCAACTGTAATCCCTAGCAATGCAAGGGGAAATGCATCCCAATTCAAGGCAGGATTGAATGAGGCAGAGACCTTGACTGCTGCTCAGATTGCAAAATACCTTGTTGCTTCAGGCCATGATGCTACAAACTCTGAAATTAAAGCATTGGCAGCTAAGTTGGTTTCAGGAAAGACTTCCCTTTGGGATAAGGCAAATGCAATATTTACTTTTGCAAGAGACAACATTACCTATAGTTATTATGCGGATTCCAAAAAAGGCGCAGCAGGGACTTTGAGTTCAAAGAGCGGAAACTGTTGTGATCACTCCAATTTGATTGTATCCCTCTGCAGAGCAGCTAATATAACTGCAAGATTCTCACATGCACAAGGATGTACTTTCTCAAGCGGTTTGGTTGCAGGTCATGTATGGGCTCAGATATACATTGATGGTGTTTGGTACACTGCAGATGCTACAAGCCGAAGAAACAGCTTGGGAAATATTGTAAATTGGAATACCAATCATTATAATACTTTAAAACAGTATGATCACTTATCTTTCTAG